A window from Actinomycetospora corticicola encodes these proteins:
- a CDS encoding AMP-binding protein, with translation MTVQPIGAALDLLADRDPDRPAVHEVPSGRTVTRREVADRSAALAAAWADAVAPEDLVGLHLGNTADLVVACAAVWRLGATPLPLPPEPATVLDVAAPALVVGSLPDPTPGRIADRPPASSWKATSSGGSTGAPKVVVSTGRATVDPDADVAPYLPREQIQLVSGPLHHSAPFTYALRGLMTGHTLVLLDRFSPAAVLAAIPRFGVTWALLVPSMLHRLARHPDVGAADLGSLRHLVHLGAPCPPGLKRWWLDRVGAERVVEVYASSESAGITMIRGDEWLAAPGSVGRPVGGSEFRVVDARGTELPTGEVGEVIMTRTGGPRYRYLGGTARRVPGWEGWDALGDLGWLDDEGRLFLVDRADDVIRRDGHEVHPARVEAALERHPAVRSAAVFELHGGVHALLDLDREADPDAVVAAAELPPWAVPTGVELVGGPLRDDAGKVRRHALRAARLSGGAGSGRRDG, from the coding sequence GTGACGGTCCAACCGATCGGTGCCGCGCTCGACCTGCTCGCCGACCGCGACCCCGACCGACCGGCCGTCCACGAGGTCCCGAGCGGGCGCACCGTCACCCGCCGGGAGGTCGCGGACCGCTCGGCGGCGCTCGCCGCCGCGTGGGCCGACGCCGTCGCGCCCGAGGACCTCGTCGGCCTCCACCTCGGCAACACCGCCGACCTCGTGGTGGCCTGCGCCGCGGTGTGGCGGCTCGGCGCGACCCCACTTCCGCTGCCGCCCGAGCCCGCGACCGTGCTCGACGTGGCCGCGCCCGCCCTCGTCGTCGGGAGCCTGCCCGATCCGACGCCGGGCCGGATCGCGGACCGGCCTCCGGCGTCGTCGTGGAAGGCGACCTCCTCCGGCGGCAGCACCGGCGCGCCGAAGGTGGTGGTGTCGACCGGCCGCGCGACCGTCGATCCGGACGCCGACGTCGCGCCGTACCTGCCGCGCGAGCAGATCCAGCTGGTCAGCGGGCCGCTGCACCACTCGGCGCCGTTCACCTACGCGCTGCGCGGCCTCATGACCGGGCACACGCTCGTCCTGCTCGACCGCTTCTCCCCCGCGGCCGTCCTCGCCGCGATCCCGCGCTTCGGCGTGACGTGGGCGCTGCTCGTGCCGAGCATGCTCCATCGCCTGGCCCGCCATCCCGACGTCGGGGCGGCGGACCTGGGATCGCTGCGTCACCTCGTCCACCTCGGCGCGCCGTGTCCGCCCGGGCTCAAGCGGTGGTGGCTGGACCGGGTCGGCGCGGAACGGGTCGTCGAGGTCTACGCGAGCTCGGAGTCGGCCGGGATCACGATGATCCGGGGCGACGAGTGGCTCGCCGCTCCGGGCTCGGTGGGCCGCCCGGTCGGCGGGTCGGAGTTCCGGGTGGTCGACGCGCGCGGGACGGAGCTCCCGACCGGGGAGGTCGGCGAGGTGATCATGACCCGCACCGGCGGTCCCCGGTACCGCTACCTCGGCGGGACGGCCCGCCGGGTCCCCGGGTGGGAGGGGTGGGACGCGCTCGGCGACCTCGGGTGGCTCGACGACGAGGGCCGGTTGTTCCTCGTCGACCGGGCCGACGACGTGATCCGCCGTGACGGCCACGAGGTGCACCCGGCCCGCGTCGAGGCGGCCCTGGAACGGCATCCCGCCGTCCGGTCCGCGGCGGTGTTCGAGCTCCACGGCGGGGTGCACGCCCTGCTCGACCTGGACCGGGAGGCCGACCCGGACGCGGTCGTCGCCGCGGCGGAGCTCCCGCCGTGGGCGGTGCCGACCGGTGTGGAACTCGTCGGGGGCCCGCTGCGCGACGACGCCGGGAAGGTGCGGCGGCACGCCCTGCGCGCGGCCCGGCTCAGCGGCGGTGCCGGCTCGGGGCGTCGAGACGGCTGA
- a CDS encoding ATP-binding protein, giving the protein MPAPRRRSRLVRRLLVVELVTVLLTVLIAAGVSAVSTRTLVEDDEAARMLGLATTLAVAPGVPEAVAARDVARLEPSAEAVRVDADASFVTVMTPDGTRLTHPDRALIGQTYQGTFLPAARGETLVETFPGTLGPSVRAIVPVRAAPGGPVVGMVAVGLLRVDVFSRVLRELGYLALGAVAAIGIGTGLALLAARRVRRDTLGLEPSEITALHRHHEAVLHAIREGLLVLDAADRVVVVNDEAMRLLEVPGPAVGRTLAELGVDPALAARLADPSTVSDESLLVGERLLLVNRTLTDDSWVITLRDRTEVEQVMRALDDARSVAGALRFQAHEHANHLQAVSTLIELGAHDDARELAVRWTRDLADLGADLRERIADPALAALVLDKATDARDRGVDLRITGRTAHTDGTDDLVTVVGNLVDNALDAVLATAGRGVVELALADADDGLTIRVADDGPGLADPAAAFTAGWSTKGTDDGGRQTGKTGPRGLGLALVARVVERRGGTVTTGPGVDGTGTGFVVVLPAVSPSGAAPSGAREPVAHAPHGDHEAGDAQA; this is encoded by the coding sequence GTGCCCGCACCCCGCCGCCGTTCCCGCCTCGTCCGACGCCTCCTGGTCGTCGAACTGGTGACGGTCCTGCTGACCGTGCTGATCGCGGCGGGCGTCAGCGCGGTCAGCACCCGAACGCTGGTCGAGGACGACGAGGCCGCCCGGATGCTCGGGCTCGCGACCACGCTCGCCGTCGCCCCGGGCGTGCCGGAGGCCGTCGCGGCACGCGACGTCGCGCGCCTCGAGCCCTCCGCCGAGGCGGTCCGGGTCGATGCCGACGCCTCCTTCGTCACCGTGATGACGCCCGACGGCACCCGGCTCACCCACCCCGACCGGGCCCTCATCGGGCAGACCTACCAGGGCACCTTCCTCCCCGCCGCCCGCGGGGAGACGCTGGTCGAGACGTTCCCGGGCACGCTCGGGCCGTCCGTGCGGGCGATCGTCCCGGTGCGCGCCGCGCCGGGCGGACCCGTCGTCGGGATGGTGGCGGTGGGGCTGCTGCGCGTCGACGTCTTCTCCCGGGTGCTGCGCGAGCTCGGCTACCTGGCCCTCGGAGCGGTCGCGGCGATCGGGATCGGCACCGGTCTCGCGCTGCTCGCCGCCCGGCGGGTGCGCCGCGACACGCTCGGCCTCGAACCGTCCGAGATCACCGCGCTGCACCGCCACCACGAGGCGGTGCTGCACGCGATCCGCGAGGGGCTGCTCGTGCTGGACGCCGCCGATCGCGTGGTGGTGGTCAACGACGAGGCGATGCGCCTGCTCGAGGTGCCCGGACCCGCCGTCGGGAGGACCCTCGCCGAGCTGGGGGTGGACCCGGCCCTGGCGGCGCGGCTGGCCGACCCGAGCACGGTGTCGGACGAGTCGCTGCTCGTGGGCGAGCGGCTGCTGCTGGTGAACCGGACGCTCACGGACGACTCGTGGGTGATCACGCTGCGGGACCGCACGGAGGTCGAGCAGGTGATGCGCGCCCTCGACGATGCGCGCTCGGTCGCCGGGGCGCTGCGCTTCCAGGCCCACGAGCACGCCAACCACCTGCAGGCGGTCTCGACGCTCATCGAGCTCGGGGCCCACGACGACGCCCGCGAGCTCGCCGTGCGCTGGACCCGCGACCTCGCCGACCTCGGCGCCGACCTGCGCGAGCGCATCGCCGACCCCGCCCTCGCCGCGCTGGTGCTCGACAAGGCGACCGACGCGCGCGACCGCGGCGTCGACCTGCGCATCACCGGCCGGACCGCGCACACCGACGGCACCGACGACCTCGTCACGGTCGTCGGGAACCTCGTGGACAACGCCCTCGACGCCGTCCTCGCGACGGCGGGCCGGGGCGTGGTCGAGCTGGCGCTCGCCGACGCCGACGACGGGCTGACGATCCGGGTGGCCGACGACGGGCCGGGGCTGGCCGACCCCGCGGCGGCGTTCACGGCCGGCTGGTCGACCAAGGGAACCGACGACGGGGGCCGGCAGACCGGGAAGACCGGTCCGCGGGGTCTCGGGCTCGCCCTCGTCGCGCGCGTGGTGGAGCGCCGCGGCGGCACGGTGACGACGGGTCCCGGGGTGGACGGGACCGGCACCGGCTTCGTCGTCGTGCTGCCCGCGGTGTCCCCGTCGGGTGCGGCTCCCTCAGGTGCTCGCGAGCCGGTAGCCCACGCCCCGCACGGTGACCACGAGGCCGGGGACGCCCAGGCGTGA
- a CDS encoding response regulator transcription factor, producing the protein MKVLLVEDTAPVRDALAKVLRAQGWRVGTASTGVSAVEMVADTADPPDLVLLDLGLPDLDGIEVCRRIRGRSTVPIIAVTARGHDSARVMGLRSGADDYVVKPFSIDELLARIEAVMRRVSGHALASTITAGPLEVDLGARSVRVDGTEIALRRKEFDLLAALARREGRVASREELLDDVWGLAPDDHGADAGGRTLEVHVAALRSRLGVPGLVVTVRGVGYRLAST; encoded by the coding sequence ATGAAGGTCTTGCTCGTCGAGGACACCGCACCGGTGCGGGACGCACTGGCGAAGGTGCTGCGCGCCCAGGGCTGGCGGGTGGGCACCGCGTCGACCGGCGTGTCGGCGGTCGAGATGGTCGCGGACACCGCCGACCCGCCCGACCTCGTCCTGCTCGACCTCGGGCTGCCCGACCTCGACGGCATCGAGGTCTGCCGGCGGATCCGCGGGCGCTCGACGGTGCCGATCATCGCGGTGACCGCCCGCGGCCACGACAGCGCCCGCGTGATGGGTCTGCGCAGTGGCGCCGACGACTACGTGGTCAAGCCGTTCTCGATCGACGAGCTGCTCGCCCGCATCGAGGCCGTGATGCGGCGCGTGTCCGGCCACGCCCTCGCCTCCACGATCACGGCGGGGCCCCTCGAGGTCGACCTGGGCGCCCGGTCGGTGCGGGTCGACGGCACCGAGATCGCGCTGCGCCGCAAGGAGTTCGACCTGCTCGCCGCGCTCGCCCGGCGGGAGGGCCGGGTGGCCAGCCGGGAGGAGCTGCTGGACGACGTCTGGGGCCTCGCCCCCGACGACCACGGCGCCGACGCGGGCGGACGCACCCTCGAGGTGCACGTCGCCGCGCTGCGCTCACGCCTGGGCGTCCCCGGCCTCGTGGTCACCGTGCGGGGCGTGGGCTACCGGCTCGCGAGCACCTGA
- a CDS encoding cation:dicarboxylate symporter family transporter has translation MSTTTQAPPTDPPPSSSKRGGVYKQLWFWVIVGIVAGIIVGFTAPGFASDLKVLPDIFIQLIKMVTAPVIFCTVIVGIASIGNLAAAGGIAGRALAYFLLMTLIALGLGLVVVNVVQPGAGFPQIPPDPATLAEAQEDIAKGAQGGGALDFIQGTLLPESFLGPFVENEILRVLVLAILVAAATSMLAPALRKRVVGGIDLIAKVIFGIIRMIMFLAPLAAFGGIAYTVGALGGESLTNLLSLMVTFWATCAIFVFGVLFVVCAISGFNVFKLIRMIKDEILIIVGTSSSETVLPRLLAKLEAAGASRSTVSMVLPTGYSFNLDGTCIYLTMAALFIAQAGGQDLPWGVQLGLVALMLLTSKGAAGVSGAGLITLAASLQAFGGEFYTVESIAIGIAIIAGIDRIMSEGRALTNVIGNTVAVMVVAGWCGERDDEKFQAALNDPSLVRDAIEQETHGGEDDVDAKDRTPVGASA, from the coding sequence ATGTCGACGACCACCCAGGCTCCGCCGACCGATCCCCCGCCCTCGAGCTCGAAGCGGGGCGGCGTCTACAAGCAGCTCTGGTTCTGGGTCATCGTCGGCATCGTCGCGGGCATCATCGTCGGCTTCACGGCCCCCGGCTTCGCCTCGGACCTCAAGGTCCTGCCCGACATCTTCATCCAGCTGATCAAGATGGTGACCGCTCCGGTCATCTTCTGCACGGTCATCGTCGGCATCGCCTCGATCGGCAACCTGGCCGCGGCGGGCGGCATCGCGGGGCGGGCCCTCGCCTACTTCCTGCTCATGACGCTGATCGCGCTCGGCCTCGGGCTGGTCGTGGTCAACGTCGTGCAGCCCGGCGCCGGGTTCCCCCAGATCCCGCCGGACCCGGCCACGCTGGCCGAGGCGCAGGAGGACATCGCGAAGGGCGCCCAGGGCGGCGGCGCGCTGGACTTCATCCAGGGCACGCTGCTCCCGGAGAGCTTCCTCGGCCCGTTCGTCGAGAACGAGATCCTGCGCGTCCTCGTCCTCGCGATCCTCGTGGCCGCCGCGACCTCGATGCTGGCCCCGGCCCTGCGCAAGCGCGTCGTCGGCGGGATCGACCTCATCGCCAAGGTCATCTTCGGCATCATCCGCATGATCATGTTCCTGGCGCCGCTCGCGGCCTTCGGCGGTATCGCCTACACCGTCGGCGCCCTCGGCGGGGAGAGCCTGACGAACCTGCTCTCGCTCATGGTGACCTTCTGGGCGACCTGCGCGATCTTCGTCTTCGGCGTGCTGTTCGTGGTCTGCGCCATCTCCGGCTTCAACGTCTTCAAGCTGATCCGGATGATCAAGGACGAGATCCTCATCATCGTCGGCACCTCGTCGTCGGAGACGGTGCTCCCCCGGCTGCTGGCCAAGCTCGAGGCGGCGGGCGCGTCCCGCTCGACGGTCAGCATGGTGCTGCCGACCGGGTACTCGTTCAACCTCGACGGCACCTGCATCTACCTCACGATGGCGGCCCTGTTCATCGCCCAGGCCGGCGGGCAGGACCTGCCCTGGGGGGTCCAGCTCGGCCTCGTCGCGCTGATGCTGCTGACCTCGAAGGGCGCCGCGGGCGTCTCCGGCGCCGGCCTCATCACGCTGGCCGCCTCGCTGCAGGCCTTCGGCGGAGAGTTCTACACCGTGGAGTCGATCGCCATCGGTATCGCGATCATCGCCGGCATCGACCGCATCATGAGCGAGGGCCGCGCCCTCACCAACGTCATCGGCAACACCGTGGCCGTCATGGTCGTGGCCGGTTGGTGCGGTGAGCGGGACGACGAGAAGTTCCAGGCCGCCCTGAACGACCCGTCGCTCGTCCGCGACGCGATCGAGCAGGAGACCCACGGCGGCGAGGACGACGTGGACGCGAAGGACCGCACCCCGGTGGGGGCGTCCGCGTAG
- a CDS encoding formate/nitrite transporter family protein, with product MPIPISEAVDEQAEAATTKARASRSPGSYLVSSALAGAYIGVAVALMLAAAGPLNAANSPFTKLVQGLVFGIALTLVVFAGGELTTGNMMTMILGLFGRARRVGVGAVVAVILFSFVGNLVGGLLFSLLVEASGVLRIANPGQPPAALNFLTSTFRSKETETVATMFFRGVLCNFLVCLGVWMAARTRSDGAKLVVLFWALLAFITTGFDHVVANMTIFGLGLFSGLPEATVGHFAWNLLWVGLGNLVGGGLLVGAAYGFVARSEKPGHDEDVPDSAVPREREVAQA from the coding sequence ATGCCCATCCCCATCAGCGAGGCCGTGGACGAGCAGGCCGAGGCCGCGACCACCAAGGCCCGCGCCTCCCGCTCGCCCGGCTCCTACCTCGTGAGCTCCGCGCTCGCCGGGGCCTACATCGGGGTGGCGGTCGCCCTGATGCTGGCCGCCGCGGGTCCCCTCAACGCCGCGAACAGCCCGTTCACCAAGCTGGTGCAGGGCCTCGTCTTCGGGATCGCCCTGACCCTGGTCGTCTTCGCCGGCGGCGAGCTCACCACCGGCAACATGATGACGATGATCCTCGGCCTGTTCGGCCGGGCGCGGCGCGTCGGGGTCGGCGCGGTGGTCGCGGTCATCCTGTTCTCGTTCGTCGGCAACCTCGTCGGCGGGCTGCTGTTCTCCCTGCTCGTCGAGGCGTCGGGCGTGCTGCGGATCGCGAACCCGGGTCAGCCGCCGGCGGCGCTGAACTTCCTCACCTCGACGTTCCGGTCGAAGGAGACCGAGACGGTCGCGACCATGTTCTTCCGCGGCGTGCTCTGCAACTTCCTGGTCTGCCTCGGCGTGTGGATGGCCGCGCGGACGCGGTCGGACGGCGCGAAGCTGGTCGTGCTGTTCTGGGCGTTGCTGGCCTTCATCACCACCGGCTTCGACCACGTCGTCGCCAACATGACGATCTTCGGTCTCGGCCTGTTCAGCGGGCTGCCCGAGGCCACCGTCGGGCACTTCGCCTGGAACCTGCTCTGGGTCGGGCTCGGCAACCTCGTCGGCGGGGGTCTGCTGGTCGGCGCCGCCTACGGGTTCGTCGCGCGCAGCGAGAAGCCGGGCCACGACGAGGACGTCCCCGACTCGGCGGTGCCCCGCGAGCGGGAGGTCGCGCAGGCGTAG
- a CDS encoding glycosyltransferase encodes MARRSGPERSGTSFGTWLVVVVLGLLVATVLGVTGLVNATIGNDANHDQGDSAAVPPTVSRGGTFVDGRVDPARSTGLPPRTIALTFDDGPDPTWTPQILAVLAKHRVPGTFFVVGSLGVRHPDLLRQIRASGSEIGIHTFTHADLSQVPRWRLERELGETQLAIAGATGETTYLIRPPYSSTPDAIDDRAYEAVLESGQDGYVNVFTDVDGEDWQRPGVDAIVRNATPANGVGATVLLHDAGGDRSQTVAALDRLIPELQAQGYRFDTVTGAVGAPSAHAPASERDRLVGGGLVGAVDLATGTVRVLQVLLIGVGLVVVLRLLLTLVVARRHARRRRDPAFSWGPPPTAPPPVSVIVPAYNETENIEATLRSILANDHPLEILVVDDGSTDGTAELVESLGLPAVRVIRQPNSGKPIALNTGVARAKHDLVVMMDGDTVFQPDTIAHLVAPFADPGIGAVAGNVKVANRAALIPRLQHIEYVVGFGVDRRVQDTMRAITTIPGAAGAFRRAAVLEVGGLSLDTLAEDTDLTIALGRAGWRVVYEERAIAWTEAPTTLSQLWRQRYRWTYGTMQAVWKHRRSLRERGASGRTGWLGLGHIGVFQVLFPLAAPLVDLFFVYGLLFGDAALTLVLWGSMLVVQTAAAAYAFRLDGEPMAPLWVAPVQQILYRPLMYAVLLRSLLAAVTGGRVRWQRIQRLGALRALMPGQAAPVPVPAAAPAGAGNAALRAPGARRDTPSKPAAPVVVKDEKPLERTRWLDVLRAIALVRVIGYHIVGWGWLSFVFPSMGVMFALGGSLMLASLARAEAVDVIGRRLKRLLPPFWLFGLLVVPIMVWHGFGPDETPNASEWLFWFVPLLDPPGSEWAGDATVVLWYIRTYLWLVLLTPALLWAWRRRPAVAITVPLALVALDAVLGGAIRDFGAVGTALTDASIFAGCWMLGFAHRDGTLRRMPWGWALLAAGVAIGAGTAWALANPAGDNGIDLNDIPLGQALVSLGAVLLVLRYTPRLAWLERIPLLGRIITVINARAVTIYLWHNVAIAVAPLIDERFEWTGTGELVGTAVALTVVLALGLGWIEDLAAGRRPALIPGPAQRPLRPRGPRRAAPRPPEIPAGAMVVPAETEESPLAALNALRPASDFRRDPTFGAVPESRRAGPSSQPGPAVRPGPRPGGRVPSAPTPVPTAGGRVPSTPTPVPTAGGRAPSAPTPGSRTPSGPTPVPTPVPTPVPASRVRQSAPPVTHSAAPADNRRQPEPATTATRRAPEPDAVTGVVGRAPTGRRRLMSFGDESPSPRQEPDGRPAPEPPTRTTGNHRSDDVDDRFSRLDAPSRHRR; translated from the coding sequence GTGGCACGTCGGTCGGGCCCGGAGCGCTCCGGCACGTCGTTCGGGACGTGGCTCGTGGTCGTCGTGCTCGGCCTGCTCGTGGCGACGGTGCTCGGCGTGACCGGCCTGGTCAACGCGACGATCGGCAACGACGCGAACCACGACCAGGGCGACAGCGCGGCCGTGCCGCCCACGGTGTCCCGCGGCGGGACCTTCGTCGACGGACGCGTCGACCCGGCGCGCTCGACGGGCCTCCCGCCGCGCACCATCGCGCTGACCTTCGACGACGGGCCGGACCCGACCTGGACCCCGCAGATCCTCGCGGTCCTCGCGAAGCACCGGGTGCCGGGCACGTTCTTCGTCGTCGGGTCGCTCGGCGTGCGCCACCCCGACCTCCTGCGCCAGATCCGCGCCTCCGGCAGCGAGATCGGCATCCACACGTTCACCCACGCCGACCTCTCCCAGGTCCCGCGCTGGCGCCTCGAACGGGAGCTCGGCGAGACCCAGCTCGCGATCGCCGGGGCCACCGGCGAGACCACCTACCTCATCCGCCCCCCCTACTCCTCCACGCCCGACGCGATCGACGACCGCGCCTACGAGGCCGTGCTCGAGTCCGGGCAGGACGGCTACGTCAACGTCTTCACCGACGTCGACGGCGAGGACTGGCAGCGCCCCGGCGTCGACGCGATCGTCCGCAACGCGACGCCCGCGAACGGCGTCGGCGCGACCGTCCTGCTCCACGACGCCGGCGGCGACCGCTCGCAGACCGTCGCCGCGCTCGACCGGCTCATCCCCGAGCTGCAGGCGCAGGGCTACCGCTTCGACACCGTGACCGGCGCCGTCGGCGCCCCCTCGGCCCACGCCCCCGCCTCCGAGCGCGACCGGCTCGTCGGCGGCGGTCTGGTCGGCGCCGTCGACCTCGCCACCGGCACCGTCCGCGTGCTGCAGGTGCTGCTCATCGGGGTCGGGCTCGTCGTCGTGCTCCGGCTGCTGCTGACGCTCGTCGTCGCCCGCCGCCACGCCCGCCGTCGTCGGGATCCCGCCTTCTCGTGGGGGCCGCCGCCGACCGCGCCGCCGCCGGTGTCGGTGATCGTCCCGGCCTACAACGAGACCGAGAACATCGAGGCCACGCTGCGCTCGATCCTCGCGAACGACCACCCGCTGGAGATCCTCGTCGTCGACGACGGGTCCACCGACGGGACCGCGGAGCTCGTCGAGTCCCTCGGGCTGCCCGCGGTGCGGGTGATCCGGCAGCCCAACAGCGGCAAGCCGATCGCGCTCAACACCGGCGTCGCGCGGGCGAAGCACGACCTCGTCGTCATGATGGACGGCGACACGGTGTTCCAGCCGGACACGATCGCCCACCTCGTGGCCCCGTTCGCGGACCCGGGGATCGGGGCCGTCGCAGGCAACGTCAAGGTCGCCAACCGGGCCGCGCTCATCCCGCGCCTGCAGCACATCGAGTACGTGGTCGGGTTCGGTGTCGACCGGCGCGTGCAGGACACGATGCGCGCCATCACGACGATCCCCGGCGCGGCCGGGGCGTTCCGCCGCGCGGCGGTGCTCGAGGTCGGCGGCCTCTCGCTCGACACCCTCGCCGAGGACACCGACCTGACGATCGCGCTCGGCCGTGCGGGCTGGCGGGTCGTCTACGAGGAGCGGGCGATCGCCTGGACCGAGGCGCCGACCACGCTCTCCCAGCTGTGGCGGCAGCGCTACCGGTGGACCTACGGGACGATGCAGGCGGTCTGGAAGCACCGCCGCTCGCTGCGGGAACGCGGCGCCTCCGGTCGCACCGGGTGGCTGGGCCTCGGCCACATCGGGGTCTTCCAGGTGCTGTTCCCGCTGGCCGCGCCGCTGGTCGACCTCTTCTTCGTCTACGGGCTGCTCTTCGGGGACGCCGCGCTGACGCTGGTGCTGTGGGGCTCGATGCTCGTCGTGCAGACCGCGGCGGCCGCCTACGCGTTCCGGCTCGACGGCGAACCGATGGCGCCGCTCTGGGTCGCCCCCGTCCAACAGATCCTCTACCGACCGCTGATGTACGCGGTGCTGCTCCGCTCGCTGCTCGCCGCCGTCACCGGCGGTCGGGTGCGGTGGCAGCGGATCCAGCGGCTCGGAGCCCTGCGGGCCCTCATGCCGGGCCAGGCGGCGCCCGTGCCGGTGCCGGCGGCGGCACCTGCCGGTGCCGGCAATGCGGCACTGCGTGCACCCGGCGCCAGGAGAGACACACCGTCGAAGCCGGCCGCACCCGTCGTCGTGAAGGACGAGAAGCCGCTCGAGCGGACACGGTGGCTCGACGTGCTCCGGGCGATCGCCCTGGTCCGCGTGATCGGCTACCACATCGTCGGCTGGGGCTGGCTGTCCTTCGTCTTCCCCTCGATGGGCGTGATGTTCGCGCTCGGCGGGTCGCTGATGCTCGCGTCGCTGGCGCGCGCCGAGGCCGTCGACGTGATCGGGCGCCGCCTCAAGCGCCTGCTGCCGCCGTTCTGGCTGTTCGGGCTCCTCGTCGTCCCGATCATGGTCTGGCACGGCTTCGGGCCCGACGAGACGCCGAACGCGTCCGAGTGGCTGTTCTGGTTCGTGCCGCTGCTCGACCCGCCGGGCAGCGAGTGGGCCGGGGACGCCACGGTCGTGCTCTGGTACATCCGCACCTACCTGTGGCTGGTGCTGCTGACCCCCGCGCTGCTCTGGGCCTGGCGGCGGCGTCCGGCCGTGGCGATCACGGTGCCGCTGGCCCTCGTCGCGCTGGACGCGGTGCTGGGCGGGGCGATCCGGGACTTCGGGGCGGTCGGGACGGCGCTGACCGACGCCTCGATCTTCGCGGGCTGCTGGATGCTCGGGTTCGCGCACCGCGACGGCACGCTGCGCCGCATGCCGTGGGGCTGGGCCCTGCTCGCCGCGGGCGTCGCGATCGGCGCCGGGACGGCCTGGGCGCTGGCGAACCCGGCCGGCGACAACGGCATCGACCTCAACGACATCCCGCTCGGCCAGGCGCTCGTGTCGCTCGGTGCGGTGCTGCTCGTGCTGCGCTACACGCCGCGCCTCGCGTGGCTGGAGCGGATCCCGCTGCTCGGCCGGATCATCACCGTGATCAACGCCCGCGCGGTGACGATCTACCTCTGGCACAACGTCGCGATCGCGGTCGCCCCGCTGATCGACGAGCGGTTCGAGTGGACGGGCACCGGCGAATTGGTCGGGACGGCGGTGGCGCTCACGGTGGTGCTCGCCCTCGGCCTCGGTTGGATCGAGGACCTCGCGGCCGGACGCCGACCCGCGCTGATCCCCGGCCCGGCCCAGCGGCCCCTGCGTCCGCGGGGACCCCGGCGCGCGGCCCCGCGGCCGCCCGAGATCCCGGCCGGCGCGATGGTGGTGCCCGCCGAGACCGAGGAGAGCCCGCTCGCGGCGCTCAACGCCCTGCGGCCGGCCTCGGACTTCCGTCGCGACCCCACCTTCGGAGCCGTGCCGGAGTCCCGCCGCGCGGGCCCGTCGTCGCAGCCGGGGCCCGCTGTGCGCCCGGGGCCGCGGCCGGGTGGTCGCGTCCCGAGTGCTCCCACGCCGGTCCCGACGGCGGGTGGTCGCGTCCCCAGTACCCCCACCCCGGTCCCGACGGCGGGTGGTCGTGCCCCGAGTGCGCCGACGCCGGGTTCCCGGACTCCCAGCGGGCCGACGCCGGTGCCGACGCCGGTGCCGACGCCGGTCCCGGCCTCGCGAGTGCGGCAGAGTGCCCCACCGGTGACGCATTCCGCCGCACCCGCGGACAACCGGCGTCAGCCCGAGCCGGCCACGACGGCGACCCGCCGCGCCCCCGAGCCGGACGCCGTGACCGGCGTGGTCGGACGCGCGCCCACCGGACGGCGGCGGCTGATGTCGTTCGGGGACGAGTCGCCCTCGCCGCGCCAGGAACCGGACGGCCGCCCCGCACCGGAGCCTCCGACCCGGACCACGGGGAACCACCGCAGCGACGACGTCGACGACCGGTTCAGCCGTCTCGACGCCCCGAGCCGGCACCGCCGCTGA